The Micropterus dolomieu isolate WLL.071019.BEF.003 ecotype Adirondacks linkage group LG23, ASM2129224v1, whole genome shotgun sequence DNA window TGTCTGGAAATGGACACCTCTTGAAAGTCACGTACGCAAAGTGGGGGAAGCTCATGCAAGCTGGATAAGAGATATCTCATTGTACCTTATGTACAAGAAGTAATCATATTAACACTCTGCAAATCGATGCATTGGTaattctgtttaatttttaacaactaaaatgcaaaacaaaggTGCAATTAGTGGAtgcaattattaattattaattctGACCAGAGCTTTGCACATTTACCAAACAGTTTTTGAACATATTTAACTATTATATTCATATATCAATATTGTATTTTCATCAATAACAAAATACTACAGGAACCAATTCATCTGCCCACCTGCTGATCTTGTCTTTGCGTTAATTTAATGATTTTACATTAATCTTGGACTGTGGTAGGTTGGTATACTCAAGGTTCTGGCTGTTGTGTAACATAATGTTGTGTTATCTTTGAGATGCCTTGGATGCATTTTACAGGATAAAGgactgttttactgtaaaaaaaagtctgttcataaaaacataaacagaacATTTCAACATTCCCAACGTGAATGTCTTCTTCATCGTCTTCTTCAAACTACCGGCTGACTAAAGGGTGTTTTCTGCCCTCTACAAGAGGAGAGGACCTAATATTATATGTTAAATATGATATTAAAATTAGCAGTATTACTAATTTGTGCACACAAATGATTAAATTGACAGAACAAATCCTGGGCTCTGTGGTTGActgaatttgtatttttatttgtatatcaAATGATGCGCTGTTGTTGTACGATATGCCTTTAATGTTCTTTTAACTGTACGAACAAATACAAGACATAAGACATAGGCATACTTTTTGCCCACAATATCAAAATGCCATCACCGGGAAACCCACATAGAAGTTACTGGGTACTTTTGTTTACCTGGTGTCCACTGCTCTGCCGTCCAGCTGATGTGGTCGTGTTTGTGTGTCCTCAGCGCCGCGGTGGGTGGACAGCCAGAAGTCGACAGAAACCAGGCAGAGCACTTTGGCGGAGTACTGCCACTCTCTCATCAACCTGCCGCCTCACATCTCCCGCTGCAAACACCTCACCATCTTCTTCAAGGTCCGGCGTGAGGACGAAAATCCACCTGCCCCAAACACGTCAGTATATCACACACTGCTTCCTTTATAGCTGATGTATTTGATAGTGGGAATGACGTGGAAGATGCATCACTTCTAATTTGtaatacaaacagaaaaatataattatattccTCTTCAGATTGAAAAAAAATGAGACATTTGTGGAGTCCAGGGAGTTGGCCAGAGGCAACGCATCTGGTAAGAGCGATTTTAAACTGCTTAACCAAATTCACATTAATTACAGCTCTGATTGTTTAATAAACTTTTGAAATATCCAAAATTGTCACTAATAACTAAGACTGAAAAGAATAAATCTGGATGGATTCTAAAGGTCTTTTCTTAATTTGTTTGCTGGATTATTCTGATATACATgtttatgtataaatatatttaataagctAATAACTTAAGTTGTAACCCCCAGGGCCCCCTTTACATGCAGGTGTTTCCTGAAATTTAAAGAGAATGTTGTGTTTTACCTCTCAGAGATCTCTGGCCCCATCATATTGGACACTTACAGAGTGGTCGCAGACTTCGCCAAGACATCCAAACATGAGATCGATCTGCACACCGGAGACCTGGTGGAAATTGTAGAGAAAAGTCAGAACGGTGAGAAGAGAAAAACGCTTAACGCCTAACAATTGACCCCATAATAATTAAGTTAGAGTTAAGGTTTTTGTACCCACTTTAACTTGGATTGAtgattatataataatatttaattttatagaaaacattttattttgaagttttcAGGGGCTTTAAAGTAATTCCCAGTTAATACTAAACTATTAGATTGTTTTACTTGAATATCCGTGttcattctttaaaaaaacaaaaaacaaaagttcttTCTTGGAGTTTTGAGCTTATCTGGTGTCCAGTATTCACAGGGTTGTGCCATGCAAATGCAGTCAATCCATTTTACTCTATTCTACTGTCGCTGTCAGTAAGTGTGGGTTAATGCTCAGCTTAAAGGAGATCTATTATTCTGCTTTTACAGTCTGTGATGCCTGTATGGCAGcctttaacatgaacatccaacattgtaccattgtagataagtcataaaatgtggaggTCTCCTTTAACATCATGAGAAACATGTATAGATACATGCGATATTCTTAAAATCTTTAATAACTGAGTTAAGGTTTTGAGCTGCTGTGGTCCTGCCGTTGTGCTCAGGTTGGTGGTTCTGCCAGTATGAGAATAAACACGGCTGGGTTCCTGCATCCTATTTGGAGCCTTTGGACGGAccagaggaggcagaggaggatgAACCAAACTACGAAGGCAAGCTGTTTACATCGTTTTCTTAGTTAAATGCATTTTCAGTCTTCCCCCGTGTGTCTTTTTAACAGTGTTGTGTTTCCCTGCAGGAGAGCTGCACGTCACCATCAAAGCGTACAAGGCGGAGCAGGAGGACGAGATCTCTCTGGACCTCGGTGAAACCATCGAGGTCATTCACAAGCTGCTGGATGGCTGGTGGGTCATCAGGTATgatctacacacaaaacacattaaagCGGCTGCGTGACCAGCAGCCTTGCACTGCCATCTGTACAGCCACATGTTATTCCAATAGTAATATGTATATTAAAGTTGTACTTAGTAGTTAGTAGTCTGTATACTTATTTTACTTGTAAATGCTGGTCTTTtacaggaaaggagaggagactGGTTATTTTCCCTCCATGTTCCTGCACAAGGCCGGCAAGAGAGAGATATATGAAGCAGAGAGGCTGAACCTGCAGGGACAGAAACCACCACCCCGCAGGTTTGTCAGCGTTTACACTACATGTTACATTAACGTTCAATTACCCTTAAAGAtcattgaaaagaaaaagaaaaactcctGCACATTTGAGGAATTAAATTTGTACCTTTTATATAACGAAAAGTAAAGTGATCATACACGCAAAcatttaaactatttaaactGTTTAGAATATTTGTTAAAATCTTATATTAAAATGGAACTTCCACTTGAATGACTTGATATGGGTGATAACCACAGATGTGCAGGTTTCCACATAGTTCCTCTGTGACCACTCTGTATTTAGTCACTTCAGACAAAAAGGGAAGTGGGTTATTTTATACTTTCTCACTCTGTTGCACTTCAGTTTGTGATTTCACTCCTCTTTGCCGCTGGCTGCCGTGTTGACTCTGCTTCTAAGTTAACACTTGTCCCGAAAGTATTGTTTTACAAGAGATATGTTCACGTTAAAATGATCATGCACACGCAGAACATATTTGTTTAACTGCTCAAAGTGAAAATCTGGAAAtccaaaaaaatacaaaagcacCACTTATCACATTTCTTACTTAATCTTGGGCTAGGCAACGTTAGAGAaccagcaagagacagctagattttgaaagcgTTCAACTCAGAAAAATCCCACGCATCCCTTCGGGACTCTCtgcaaagccactcccccaaaacaaatgaatgtgcAATGATTGCACGGGGAGAGTGCGCGCAGGTACAGAAGGTTGGCTGGCCAATGCTTATTtcagtcctgcgacagccacagataccgcagtgttttcatttttttttttgatttattgactGCTGTTGGGAgaattttaagaaataaaataaaaaaattaacagtGTACATATTGTGTAAATGTGCGTTTGTAGAAACACTATCAGGAAACCTTGGAAGGTTTCTGAGAGTTTGAGGCTTAAAAGTTCCAAAAGCAGGTTTTTTGCTTTCTTATGGCTTCATAACTTTGTGTATTGTTTAGATACTTTtggatattttatatatttggagatttttatttgccttttaatgtatttgttacAAATTCAACATGCTTACAGACTTAGAGGCAAGCTGCTGTATAATGAGATCTTGCAGGGATGAATAAAGTTTTATTGGTTCGTATTTAATTGAATCATCAACATCNNNNNNNNNNNNNNNNNNNNtttttttttttgatttattgactGCTGTTGGGAgaattttaagaaataaaataaaaaaattaacagtGTACATATTGTGTAAATGTGCGTTTGTAGAAACACTATCAGGAAACCTTGGAAGGTTTCTGAGAGTTTGAGGCTTAAAAGTTCCAAAAGCAGGTTTTTTGCTTTCTTATGGCTTCATAACTTTGTGTATTGTTTAGATACTTTtggatattttatatatttggagatttttatttgccttttaatgtatttgttacAAATTCAACATGCTTACAGACTTAGAGGCAAGCTGCTGTATAATGAGATCTTGCAGGGATGAATAAAGTTTTATTGGTTCGTATTTAATTGAATCATCAACATCTCAACATTatcatgtaaatgtgtgcagTTAGCATTTAACATAAATGCTCATAGTATCACGTATCAGCGTGAGTTCAGTTATCACACACGTTACGTTCAGCATGTTAGATAATTTTTATGTTAACATGCAGGCCTGCTTACACACAAATGGACTcatttattaatacatttattgagttattaaacaaaacacaaactgacatAATCAGACGAGTCTAAAATCTTTGTGCTTGAGAAATTGATGTTACTTTCACGTTGGTTCTTCCCTCTTATAATGAAAACACTTGCCGGCCTGAACAATTATTTCTAGTGATGAAacgattcattttaagattcaCTCTTAAAGCAGGGAGCATTTAAAAAAGCTGTGAGATCAACACCTCCACTAAACTGGTGCGACTCTGTGTGTCCTTCTCCGGTCTCAGGTCCACCATCCGAAATGCCAAGAGCATCCACAAGAGGGGTCGTCAGCAGCTCAGCCAGGACAGCTACCGCAGGAACAGCCGGCGATACCTCCAGCAGAAGGGCGGCCACCTCGCAGTGCCACACAAGAACGCTCAAAAGTCACCACTGAGGGAGAGGAAGAACAAGGGTAATGAAAACATACTGACATGTCTCAAGTTTATTTTGATCAAGCAAAGCTCAGTTCAACCTGTGGAAAACAAATGGCACCGGCAATCTAcccataaaacataaaacacacccataattttgttatttgtaaCCAACAGAAAACATTCCCGAGCTGTCTGGCTCCAGTTCAGAGAGCGAGCTGAAGAAGGAGGCTCCGGTCATCCCTCCCCGGCCCAGTACGGAGCTCATCCTGGAGCGCTGCAGCGACAACACCCGCAAGAAAGTCAGCATCCACAAGTCACACTCCAGCTCCACAAGCTAGCACGGGAGTCACCGCATGTCGTGAAACTCGGCTTTTTTGCTTCCTAAATGTTTTGCAGACGGTTCAGATTCAAGCGTAGACTAATAGGAGATCAGTTAGACGGAGAATGGCAGGTGGTCATTTGAGTAAAAGTCATGGAATTGGGATTCGGAAAATTTCCAGCAACTATGAAAGActagttttttatttaatgacttTAAAGAATAAGTCTATTATGTCTTTATTGTCAAAAAATCCCAtgcaaaaaaaccaaaaccaacaccATGTTAGACCCACTCTCAgttcttcctgtctgtggcgCTCAGCTCCAAACATCTCACAAATATTTATAGTGATTTCCGAAAAAACACTTGGTCACTGAGGAaacagtgcatttgttggggactggTTTCAGTAGCGGATAAATCCACATTTGCTTCTATGGTGAAGAAGACATATCAGCGGACACTCATGATGTTTGGTTCCTTCCACTGAGTTTGTAAACAAGTTATTCTTTAAAAAGCTTTACTTTGATGCCATCTTGCAGTCATATTAAGAATAACACGGTGGCGGCAACCTGAAAGCAGCACATACGGTGCAATGAATTGCCTAATGTTTctacatacaaaaacaaagataCACTCACtgaactgattctgatttattGCCCCCAGACTTTACTCCCAGCTCAGTGTTGATGTTTGCTACcacagctgtgtttttaaacatCAGCAGTATCTCAGGCCCGTTGTCTTGTGATCCCAACTTGATTATCTAATTTTCATAACCCTTAAACTGTAACGTTATGATCAGGAAACACATTTCTCGTTATTGGCATTGTGGTGTTGATAACAGTATCGTTGTGTTTAGGCTTCTTTTCATTCTTGTGTAATTTTTGTGCCGTCTCCAGGCTAAGAATGAATTTAACTCTATGATGAAGTCTGAATGTATCTCCatataatgaaacatttaaagaaagagtttgatattttgggaaatacgctttcTGGTGGagattagatgagaagattgagaGCGCTCTTACATCAGCACCCAGTTagattagcttagcacaaagactggaaacaggggcgaacagttagcctggctctgtctaaagatAACAAAATTCTCCTACCAGCACTTCTGAAGGTCACTTTATTAACACTTTCTATGTTTTTTGTAGAGTATATAAATTCCCTGTTTCATGGTGGGTTACGTGCCAAACAATTTCTTGACTCTGCACAGTGTCGTTGCAAGTTTCCAACGAgtcaaccagtggaaactcaagGAAGTTACACACAAGATGTCGTTTTTACACttcattttttttgtagaattaaacaaatgagatataacgtgttaattaaTGAGCCCTAGAGGTGCTGGTTGGTGGATTTTGTTCCCTTTAGACAAAGCCAAGCTAACccccccctgtttccagtctgtatGCTACGCTAAACTAGCATGACATCAAGCTTTTCATCTCTACTAGACAGCAAATAAGTCCTGGTCTTCAATAATAATCAACAATATTGGAAATTTAATTATCTAAAAATCGTAAGATCAAACACCTACATGTGAGCACTATTTGTTAGCCTAGGCTAATCTGAGAACTGATGTTAACTGGCCTAAAATATTTTAGCTATCGCCGCCGCGGCACCACGATAGTGTAACAAAAACGGCAAAACCTGCTTAGATTTTTCTCTCTGAAAATCCAGCACgacttgttttgcttttatttgatgTGTTCAGCAACCTCGCTGTTTGCCGCTGGTGTTCACATTTGCACTGCAAGTAGAAAGATGCTATGAAAAAGATATGTTTCCTTGTTAAAGGTGAATTCATTTGGTTGCAatgtataattttatttctgtttgtgtcgTATGTGTGGAAGCATTTAGATCTATTTCCAAGCATGTGATATGTagagctttgtttttttttatttatttgctaaatatgtgtataaaataataaaacaaaatgtacaaattatTGTCAATTCTTACAAAACGTATCATCAGTGCCTCCTCGTCTGAAAAGATGCAGACACAAAAGCTCACTTTGGGTTCAGAAAATACATGTGTcgaaacttttactttttactacTTTCAACCCTTCTGAAATTAAATCTTTCACTTATGTTCTTCTGCTCTACAGACCACAGCTTTCCATAAATGGAGTACTTTAAAAGCAAAGTGGACAAATAAAAAAGCCTCCAAGTCAACAAGctgcagcacatttaaaaatgaggTGGAGGACGCCAAAAAGTTGAATGTAACATCAGCTGTTCCAGTTCTCACTCTGTTTGACTGACACTATCAGTGACAGACAGtattaagtacatttattcaaggactgtacttaagtacaaatttgaggtacctttattttacttgaatattttcttttcatgccactttctacgtCTACACCTCAAAAGcccaaagggaaatattgtactttttagttcactgcatttatctgacagcttcagtcaCAAGTTAGTTTACAAAGGAAgatgtttacacacaaaacaatgaatGTTGTTAATAATActgaggtttggactgttggttggacaaaactaGCATTGTGAATGTGTCACTTTGGACTCTGGGTCGctgtgacagcatttctcaATGTTTTCAGAATTACactttaatggagaaaataatcagcagacgaattcataataaaaataattattacaaaataattcaaaatgagctccacctcaataactacaacagtaaaatcctgtttTAACATTATTGCATGAAGAATAATAATCTATACAAGTATAAAGTACtattattattgattgattattatttatacataatacttttattttacattttcaatgcaagagtacttttacagtgtggtaaAAGTAGGTAGGCTACTACACTAAGTAAACGTTCAGAATCCTTCTACCTCAGGACACTATACCTTTATAACTTCTCAATCTAACAGACTTTTGCATTTTCTAATAATCCTGTGTTTATCCAATATTCCCTCCAACAATTTCAACATGTCATGGTGAGGATAATATTAGATAACTAATCAAACTAGGTTTGTCGCCTGTGCACAGTGACActgtaaatgtagaaatacagaaatatgaGTACACATAGAAATATTGCAAAGACATTCCACATTTATTTAGTCTTTAAtctgtttatttacatatttatttcagcatttaTATAGGCTATGTATTGATAAGTCATGTTCTCTATGATCATGTGGATCTCCCACATttcatactttatttatttatgttattaataTCAGTAACTGCGCCATTAGAGCTTTCTGAATATATTTTGACTACCTGGATCGCCGTTGACCCAAagataaatgtgtaaaaatgacaattattGAGGAAAAGAATGACCCCGACGTGATTTGAACACGCAACCTTCTGATCTGGAGTCAGACGCGCTACCGTTGCGCCACGAGGTCCCACAAACGAAAATAGGACCCATGCATTAATGAAGATGGACAAAGTGTGAGAGAGAATATGTGTTCGTTCAGTACGGAGATAGTAAACAAGGCACCGCTGACCCGCCAACTACAGACCGTGCTAACCGGTCAGGACATGTAACGTGATACAAATTCTCGGTGAGTTAAGTTTAGCTATTGTTGACGTTAACTTCAGGACGATAACCGAGTTAACCGCCACTGACACGAAGAGCTCGTCCTGACACACGAAAGGTCTAAATGTAGGTAAGCGTTAAGGGTTTCTGCGGTTAATGATGACATTAATAGATAAAACCTGAAAATAGCTGACATATGACGTTATCAATAAATAGAGTGGAGATGAAGATAAGCGTGTTCTTCCCTGGTGGTCTAGTGGTTAGGATTCGGCGCTCTCACCGCCGCggcccgggttcgattcccggtCAGGGAACTGTTATTTTGTTCTTGAATGTAACTTCTtgagaaataaaagaataataatagaaatacaAACAGGAGTCAATAAGGAATCAACAATTTAATGCATAAATTAATTATACATATAACTCCtaaaagtatttttacataCAGAAATGTCTATTACGCATACAtgatatttctttatttatctcTGTTTGTATGTCTACATTAATATATGTTCATTTTATGTATTAGTTCTGCATTTGTTTGTTACCCTACTTTCAGATTCACACACTCTTTACAATCTGTCTCTTTGCCTGTTAGCatgtttaaataatatttcacagtaaaacaaacaaaaatctatctaaacacatttactcaATTAATGACCTAACATTTACAGCTTTTTGCACAGTGCACAAAGTGTATGGCCTAAGTGCTGTGATATCTCATTAAGCTGTATTTATATGGGTCCTACATCTTGTTTTTTGTACTGCTGTAACATGTGACTTTGTCAtctggggatcaataaagttttatcttGTATACTTTTCTAACATACTGTAGAAGAGTACACCATCAGCCTAACCAAAcgaaataataaatattacagtaataataCTCCTATAGTATGATGACAGCTGTGGTAATAGTGATGCTGACATTCAAAAATCAGTCACTAATTCAGGACAGATGTCCTCtggtctgtttgtgtatgtgcatctTCATCTTCCCCCCCCTTCTCTGCAGAGATTGCGTGTCTTGGCTGCTGCAGAGGTATCTGGCAAGTTACACCGATTTGAGCATGAGAAAACCGGATGTCAGGTGATAATCCCATCtcttcaaattaaaatatatataaagtatTACGTCACTACaggacaataacaaaaaatgcagTGATGCATGGAGAAGTAATAATAGAAAATGGATTACCTCAACAATGAAAACCTTAGTTAGACTAAAGGGGAAGTGAATGTGCTATTGGAGCATCATCAtcttattataatatttagCTTGTTTGGGAAAGCCCTAATAAATTATACATACACTGATAAATTCTGTGAGCAATTTCTGAGATCAATGACGtcataaagtcagagcagatgAGAGCCAGCGTATCCTTCCCTCATGGTGTAGTGGTAAACCATAGGTCTAATAGAAACACACTTAGGCTAAATGGAAAGTGGACGTGCTTATGGATCGTCAATTTATTATCAAACTGTTTGGAAACCCCCTAATGAATTATAAATAAGTTGAGCTACAATGAATAATTTAAACCGACGAAACAAGACATTCAGTCAGCGATCCACAATTCTAGGTGTGGTACCGCGACATAATCAGTGGTGCAAAGTAACTACGTAACAATTTACATTTAGgacttttaaatttattttttttcatatactATATACAGtcaaggaaaaggaaaaggaattacctgaatttctgcacaaactggtcataaaatgtgatctgatcagAAGCCATCTAAGTCATTACAATAGAAATACACATCGTACTTAATTAAACACAAATAGGTTTGCTTCTTCTTTTGGTGAAGCCTAGGGGTTAATTTTTCCTGCGACTGTATTTGCACACCTCTCCAACGTTGATTTGATGTATGTTGTATAgcatttagaagaaatattattatattattatgctattattatttatgtagtataaaaaatgtgttatatgttgttaataaattacattagaaTTAAAAGGTTTCTCAGCACAGAGCTAAAATGCTTGTTCCTccagaaagaaagacaatagCAGAGATTACTGTTATAACATTTGACCATTCACAATTGTATTACCTATACTACTGTTGCTGGTTTTAACAGCGGGGAGTCTCTTTTGTATGGCGCATTTATGCCATTATATAggtaaagaagaaaatgaagaagcACTTCAAACCATCGATCGAGCTtagctcttattttgaaaaccacgACGGAAGCGCCTTTTTTCTGTCTTGTGGTCAGCTTGACGCTCGGTGCTGCATCCTGTGCAGCGACAGAGAAGAAGACGGTCAGGTTTATACTTCTCCAAATGCCACCGGACACCGAACACGGCCTCGGACCGGACGGACGGACAGCGGGACGGGGACGCACCGGGAACATGGCGGCGGGAACAACGACCTGATCGGTATCGTAACGACGATAAATCAGAGGAACGACGCGGCTGACGGGTTGGTAACAGAGCAGCATCACTTAACACAGATCAACGAATATCATCGTAACATCTTAGATAAGCTAAAGCTAGATCGATTAGCTTGATATCTGTCTGTCATGGTCTTGTAATGATGTTGTGGTGACTTGCATGGTCTCTGATGATGGCCtgcttattaaatgtgtaatatCTTATTTGGcttctgtgtttaaaataaataaaaaaaaagcttcattGGCATCAAAAATGTCACGAgaatacaaaacaagacaaaacatcaacatttaatttaatgtccAAATACTTCTTTTGTGAGAaacgattaattgtttcagATAAAATGTCAGATATTTGGTGGttccagctttttaaatgtaaggATTTGCTGTTTTCCTTTTGTCATTTATGATTTCTTgggtttttgtttggtttgacAAAATAAGCAACTTTGAAGCTTTGTGATGAGCATTtgtcacattatttatttattttttttacattttatggaCTAATAATCGTCAGTTGCAGTCCTAATTAAGACTGATATagagtatacacacacacacagtgcatccTTAAGGTTGCTGGTATTCGTATACCAGGcatcatgtgtttttaattttaagagggcattaaaatttaaaatctaaaattgcGGAATTAACCTTTTTAAAGTGAATGTTCACCATTTCACTGCATGTTTTACATTGTAGGAGGAAGTGCCTTTGAACTTCATTAGTTCTTACCATCTTCCTGGAATGGAAATACAGAACGCCATCATGAGTCACGGCCAATGAGAAGCTTGTTCTGTGACAATTTCCTTCCATCTCATACAAATCGCCCTGACTCGATAGTCTAACCTGTAATATTTACCTCCTGTAAGCTTTGACTGAAATGATTCTCAAAAATACGGAACAAAGCGCGAGTTCAATACGTGTCGCGTCCCATTACGGTTGGCAACCTCATTACTCATTGACTGCTATAATTTAGTAATTATTTCATGTACGGTTAATACTGTACTAACTTAACGTTCCTTCTTTGtaagtgttttctctttttcttcgcCTGATTGTCACTTGTTTCTTCCACTTCATCTCTCCGGGTCAATTCAGATTGATTTTTGTCCCCacaagaggaaataaaaaaagaaaaatcacacaCAATCAGTTCTGTCGGATTCTTTCTGCACAACCTCACTTCcttaaatcaatcaattaacATATACCAGGTGCTCCACTGCAAATATTTTACTTGCCAAGTACTTTTGACACAATAAATTACTGAACGGTATATCGGCTACAGCTCCATTGCTTCACGTTGAGTCAAACTAACGGAGTGTATTCAGTGAAGAGCAGAAATGAGGCTCGTATCCTGATaaacctgtttgtttttttttttacctgaccTTCCCACGTGTTTGCTGTGAATCTCACCTGTTGCTGGATCTGCCACCTCCTTCTTgttttctgctctctctctttacatCTCCGTTTTCATTAGCGTTGCCTTCCTGACATTCTCTGTCTGCGTCATAGTGATAAACAAAGCAGTCGTGTTCGGTGTGCTGAATCACCATTCGTTCAAAAGAATCGTTCACCGAGTCTTTGAGCTGCGTA harbors:
- the ncf1 gene encoding neutrophil cytosol factor 1, with the translated sequence MDGNYVRHVELLGFEKRLYPSQHYVYMLMVKWSDLSEKLIYRTYPEIHTLHKSLKEMFPIESGEIDKKDRIIPSLPAPRWVDSQKSTETRQSTLAEYCHSLINLPPHISRCKHLTIFFKVRREDENPPAPNTLKKNETFVESRELARGNASEISGPIILDTYRVVADFAKTSKHEIDLHTGDLVEIVEKSQNGWWFCQYENKHGWVPASYLEPLDGPEEAEEDEPNYEGELHVTIKAYKAEQEDEISLDLGETIEVIHKLLDGWWVIRKGEETGYFPSMFLHKAGKREIYEAERLNLQGQKPPPRRSTIRNAKSIHKRGRQQLSQDSYRRNSRRYLQQKGGHLAVPHKNAQKSPLRERKNKENIPELSGSSSESELKKEAPVIPPRPSTELILERCSDNTRKKVSIHKSHSSSTS